Within the Streptomyces sp. YIM 121038 genome, the region CGCAGAGAACGGCGCGCCCCACGAAGGCGAGGGCGAGCCCTACGAAGACAACGGCGAGCCCTACGAAGGCAACGGCTCTGGCGAGACCCCCTACGACGACGGCAGCCCCCCGCCCGAGGCCGAGGACCCCTCCGCCTGGGACTCCTGGACCAGCGACCGCCCTCAGCCCCCGGCCCCGGCCCCGGCCCCCGTCATCCCGCACGCACGCGAGCCGCACGCCACCGGACCCGAGCAGCCCCTCACCCCGGAAGAGCTGCGCACACTCGCCTCCTGGGACCGCGACCTGGACGCCCTCGCCGACGAGCTCCTGCGCGCCCGCGAAGGCGTGTGCGACGTGCCCCTGCCCGCCTCGCTCACCGCCTCCCAGGTGCTGCGCCTGGCCGCCGACCCCGACGGCCTCGCCCAGGAGCTCGCGCGGCCCATGCCCCGGCCCCCCCAGCCCGCGACCCGGCGGGGCACCCGCTTCCACGCCTGGGTGGAGGCCCGCTTCGAAGAGCTGCGCCTGCCCATGCTCGGCCCGGACGAACTGCCCGGCGGCGCCCCCGGAGAGGCCGACATCGCCGACGAACGCGACCTGGAGGCCCTCAAGGAGGCCTTCGAGCGCACCGAGTACGCCCACCGCACGCCCTACCGCGCCGAAGCCCCCGTCCAGCTGACCCTCGGCGGCCGCCTCATCCGCGGCCGCGTCGACGCCGTCTACAAACAGGGCGACGGCGACGACGCCACGTACGAGATCCTCGACTGGAAGACCAGCCGCACCCAGGACGCCGACCCGCTCCAGCTCGCCGTGTACCGCCTGGCCTGGGCCGAGCAGTACGGCGTCCCCCTGGAGTCGGTGACCGCCGCGTTCCTGTACGTCCGCAGCGGCGACGTCGTACGCCCCCGACACCTGCCCGGCCGGGCCGAGCTGGAACGGCTCCTGCTCGGCGAGGGCGAGAAGGAGGGCGGGAACGAGCACGAGAACGAGGGCCGGGCCGACCGCGAGGCCACCGGCGAGGGCGGCGGCCCCGAGGCCGACCGGCCACCGGACAGGACCGCTCCCGCGGGCCGATAGGCTCGTGACCATGAGTAAGTCCGCCGACCAAGCTGACAGCGTCGTCAGCGCCGTACGCGAGTACGTCGACGACCACCGTGCCGCCTTCCTCGACGACCTCGCCGAGTGGCTGCGCATCCCGTCCGTGTCGGCGCAGCCCGAGCACGCCGACGACGTGCGCCGCAGCGCCGACTGGCTGGCCGCCCGGCTGAAGGACACCGGCTTCCCGACCGCCGAGGTCTGGGAGACAGCCGGCGCCCCGGCCGTCTTCGCCGAATGGCCCTCCGGAGACCCGCAGGCACCCACCGTCCTCGTCTACGGCCACCACGACGTACAGCCCGCCGCCCGCGAGGACGGCTGGGACACCGACCCCTTCGAGCCCGTCATCCGCGACAACCGCCTCTACGCGCGCGGCGCCGCCGACGACAAGGGCCAGGTCTTCTTCCACACCCTCGGCGTGCGCGCCCACCTCGCCGTCACCGGCCGCACCGCCCCCGCCGTGAACCTCAAGCTGATCGTCGAGGGCGAGGAGGAGTCCGGCTCCGCCCACTTCCGCGACCTGATCGAGCGCCACCGCGACCGCCTGGCCGCCGACGCCGTCGTCGTCTCCGACACCGGCATGTGGTCCAAGGACACCCCGACCGTCTGCACCGGCATGCGCGGCCTCGCCGACTGCGAGATCGAGCTGTACGGCCCCGACCAGGACATCCACTCCGGCTCCTTCGGCGGTGCCGTACCCAACCCGGCCACCGCCGCCGCCCGCCTCGTCGCCGCCCTGCACGACGAGCACGCGCGCGTGGCCGTACCGGGCTTCTACGACGGCATCATCGAGCTCACCGACCGCGAACGGCAGCTCTTCGCCGCACTGCCCTTCGACGAGGCCGAGTGGCTGCGCACCGCCAAGTCGCACGCCCCCCACGGAGAGGCGGGACACACCACCCTGGAGCGCGTCTGGGCCCGCCCGACCGCCGAGGTCAACGGCATCGGAGGCGGCTACCAGGGCGCGGGCGGCAAGACGATCATCCCGTCGAGCGCCCTGCTGAAGCTCTCCTTCCGCCTGGTCGCGGGCCAGGACCCCGACCACGTGGAAGAAGCCGTCCGCACCTGGGTCGCCGACCAGCTGCCCGCAGGCATCCGCCACACCATCACCTTCGGCGCCGCGACCCGCCCCTGCCTGACCCCGCTCGACCACCCCGCCCTGCAGTCCGTGGCCCGCGCCATGGGCAGCGCCTTCGAGCAGGAGATCCTCTTCACGCGCGAAGGCGGCTCAGGACCGGCAGCCGACCTCCAGGACGTCCTCGGGGCGCCCGTGCTCTTCCTCGGCATCTCCATTCCCTCGGACGGCTGGCACGCGCCGAACGAGAAGGTCGAGCTCGACCTGCTCCTCAAGGGCGTCGAGACCACCGCCTACCTCTGGGGCGACCTCGCGGAGCACTGGCGCGATGCACACTGAGCACACCGAAGACACCTGCTCGCTGAACCACCCATTCCACCGGGGGAGTTGGAAGCACCAGTGACCACCTGGACCGACCGCGCCGCAGACCGCCCCGTCTCGCTCACCGCGCCGAGCGGCATCGACCGCGCGGCCCACCACCGCCTCGACGAGGCCTGGCTCGCCGCCGCGTGGAGCCACCCCTCGACACGCGTCTTCGTGGTCTCCGGCGGCCAGGTCCTCATCGACGAGACCCCCGACGGCCGCACCGAACTGGTGATGACCCCCAGCTTCGAAGCGCCCCTCACCGAAGCCCACCGCTACTTCCTGGGCACCGACGACGACGGCGTGAGCTACTTCGCCCTCCAGAAGGACTCCCTGCCCGGCCGCATGGACGCCTCCGCACGCGCCGCCGGACTGCGCGAGGCGGGCCTGCTCCTGTCGCCCCGCGACGCCGGCCTGATGGTGCACGCCGTCGCCCTGGAGAACTGGCAGCGCATGCACCGCTTCTGCTCGCGCTGCGGCGAGCGCACCGTCATCGCGGCCGCCGGCCACATCCGCCGCTGCCAGGCCTGCGGCGCCGAGCACTACCCGCGCACCGACCCCGCCGTGATCATGCTCGTGACGGACGACAAGGACCGCGCCCTCCTCGGCCGCCAGGTCCACTGGCCCGAAGGCCGCTTCTCCACGCTCGCGGGCTTCGTGGAGCCCGGCGAGTCCATCGAGCAGTCCGTCCGCCGCGAGGTCTGGGAAGAAGCGGGCGTCACCGTAGGAGACGTCGAGTACGTCGCCAGCCAGCCCTGGCCGTTCCCGTCCAGCCTCATGCTCGGCTTCATGGCCCAGGCCACCTCGTCGGAGATCAACGTCGACGGCGAGGAGATCCACGAGGCCCGCTGGTTCTCCCGCGACGACCTGCGGGCCGCGTTCGAGTCCGGGGAGGTCCTGCCTCCCTACGGCATCTCGATCGCGGCCCGCCTGATCGAACTCTGGTACGGCGAGTCCCTGCCGCGGCCCGGCGCGGCGGCCTGACCCGGCCCCCGGGGACCTAGGCGAGCTTCTGCTTCACCTGCGCCAGCGAGGGGTTCGTCAGCGTCGAGCCGTCCGGGAAGAGAACGGTGGGAACCGTCTGGTTCCCACCGTTCGCCTTCTCGACGAACGCGGCGGACTCCGGGTCCTGCTCGATGTTGACCTCGGTGTACGCGATGCCCTCGCGGTCCATCTGGCCCTTCAGCCTGCGGCAGTAGCCGCACCAGGTGGTGCTGTACATCGTCACGGTGCCCGGCATGTCTTCGCGCTCCTTCACGGCTCGGGGTGCGTCATCGCACTTCGGGGTGCGTCGTCGCACCCAGTCGAACGTACGCGACCCCGCCGCCATTCCCACACCCACGCCCCTCCCGGCAGAGCCCGCGCCCAGGCCCCTCCCGGCAGAGCCTGCACTCACGCCCCTCCCGCCCCAGCCCACACCCGCGTCTCACCCGCCAGAGCTCACACTCGACACCAGGAGACGCCCCCGGGACCGACCGGCACCAAGCCCTGCCCCGGACCAGCCACACCCGGACACACCCCGGGATTAATACGACTGCGACCACCACCCTGTGGATAACCCCGCTCACGCGCCCCACAGGAACTGGCAGCATTGAAGGGTGACAGCAGCAACGCACTCCACCCTCTTCCCGCGGGTCCCGGACTCGGCCGACGCGGTGCTCGACGGGCTCGACCCCGAGCAGCGCGAGGTCGCCACGGCCCTGCACGGGCCGGTCTGCGTGCTCGCGGGCGCGGGCACGGGCAAGACCCGCGCCATCACCCACCGCATCGCGTACGGAGTGCGCGCGGGCATCCTCCAGCCCGCCAGCGTGCTCGCCGTCACCTTCACCAACCGCGCCGCCGGCGAGATGCGCGGCCGACTGCGCCAGCTCGGCGCCCAAGGCGTCCAGGCCCGCACCTTCCACTCCGCGGCCCTGCGCCAGCTCCAGTACTTCTGGCCCAAGGCCGTCGGCGGCTCCCTGCCCCGACTCGTGGAACGCAAGATCCAACTCGTCGCCGACGCCGCGACCGCCTGCCGCATCCGCCTCG harbors:
- a CDS encoding dipeptidase → MSKSADQADSVVSAVREYVDDHRAAFLDDLAEWLRIPSVSAQPEHADDVRRSADWLAARLKDTGFPTAEVWETAGAPAVFAEWPSGDPQAPTVLVYGHHDVQPAAREDGWDTDPFEPVIRDNRLYARGAADDKGQVFFHTLGVRAHLAVTGRTAPAVNLKLIVEGEEESGSAHFRDLIERHRDRLAADAVVVSDTGMWSKDTPTVCTGMRGLADCEIELYGPDQDIHSGSFGGAVPNPATAAARLVAALHDEHARVAVPGFYDGIIELTDRERQLFAALPFDEAEWLRTAKSHAPHGEAGHTTLERVWARPTAEVNGIGGGYQGAGGKTIIPSSALLKLSFRLVAGQDPDHVEEAVRTWVADQLPAGIRHTITFGAATRPCLTPLDHPALQSVARAMGSAFEQEILFTREGGSGPAADLQDVLGAPVLFLGISIPSDGWHAPNEKVELDLLLKGVETTAYLWGDLAEHWRDAH
- the nudC gene encoding NAD(+) diphosphatase, producing MTTWTDRAADRPVSLTAPSGIDRAAHHRLDEAWLAAAWSHPSTRVFVVSGGQVLIDETPDGRTELVMTPSFEAPLTEAHRYFLGTDDDGVSYFALQKDSLPGRMDASARAAGLREAGLLLSPRDAGLMVHAVALENWQRMHRFCSRCGERTVIAAAGHIRRCQACGAEHYPRTDPAVIMLVTDDKDRALLGRQVHWPEGRFSTLAGFVEPGESIEQSVRREVWEEAGVTVGDVEYVASQPWPFPSSLMLGFMAQATSSEINVDGEEIHEARWFSRDDLRAAFESGEVLPPYGISIAARLIELWYGESLPRPGAAA
- a CDS encoding mycoredoxin, which encodes MPGTVTMYSTTWCGYCRRLKGQMDREGIAYTEVNIEQDPESAAFVEKANGGNQTVPTVLFPDGSTLTNPSLAQVKQKLA